The following are encoded in a window of Manihot esculenta cultivar AM560-2 chromosome 8, M.esculenta_v8, whole genome shotgun sequence genomic DNA:
- the LOC110621527 gene encoding putative receptor-like protein kinase At3g47110: MNSGLESATAAATPGNETDILALLDFKNLVTQDPLRVMSSWNDSVHFCNWIGVSCSSSNDRVITLNLNSKKLAGSIPPSIGNLTHLTVINLYENSFSGELPQEMGRLWQLQHLNLTHNSFVGKIPSNLTHCKELTLVVFAFGRNNLTGKIPTWIGNFSSLFALSLALNNFVGNIPNELGRLSSLGLFQLYGNYLSGTVPSSVYNLSSIYYFSVTQNQLHGQLPQDVGLTLPSLRIFAGGVNNFTGVIPVSLSNASGLQVLDFAQNSLTGNIPRNLKNLQSLYRLNFDENNLGNGEIDDLNFLSSLANCTSLEVLGLAQNHYAGELPSTIGNLSTNLQIFTIGWNLIHGSIPVGIENLVNLYSLGLEGNYLSGNVPSAIGKLQNLGALHLNLNRFSGSIPPFIGNLTRLTRLFMEENRFEGSIPESLGNCKNLQNLNLSSNNLNGSIPKQVIGLSSLSISLVISNNSLTGSIPSEVGNLHNLVELDLSHNKLFGEIPSSLGTCSSLERLHLEGNELGGTIPESLKDLRGIEELDLSSNNMSGEIPEFLSKLRDLKYLNLSFNDFEGEVSGEGIFSNASAVSISGNDKLCGGIPDLHLPSCSKKKKEKPLNLKVIISVTIAVLFAIAILCYVVIFCMTNSKAPPSEDKHVGMSYSEIVKSTNGFSAESLIGSGSFGSVYKGTLSDDGKMVAIKVMNLQQRGASKSFIDECDALRSIRHRNLLRIITACSTIDHQGNDFKCLVFEFMANGSLDTWLHPRADEQDQTKRLSFIQRLNIAIDIASALDYLHHYCETPIVHCDLKPSNVLLNEDMTAHVGDFGLATFLLESSNNPSKSEAISVLLKGSIGYIPPEYGLNDQVSALGDVYSFGILLLEMFTGRRPTDDMFKDDLSIHKFVAMALPENAMDVIDPRMLDEETNEEEEIITNSNAQGNASRTQECVVSAMRIGVSCSSSSPRERMAISSVVNKLHDIRDSFLR; this comes from the exons ATGAACTCCGGCTTGGAATCTGCAACAGCAGCTGCTACTCCTGGGAATGAGACTGACATACTCGCTTTGCTCGACTTCAAGAATCTGGTAACTCAAGATCCTCTTCGAGTCATGAGTTCCTGGAATGATTCTGTCCATTTCTGCAATTGGATTGGTGTTTCGTGCAGCTCGTCCAACGATAGAGTAATAACTTTGAACTTGAATTCTAAAAAATTGGCTGGTTCTATACCACCTTCTATAGGAAACCTCACCCATCTGACTGTAATCAACTTGTACGAAAATAGCTTTTCTGGTGAGCTTCCCCAAGAAATGGGACGTCTATGGCAGTTGCAGCATTTAAATTTGACCCACAATTCCTTTGTCGGGAAAATTCCATCTAATCTTACTCACTGTAAGGAACTTACA TTGGTTGTCTTTGCTTTTGGGAGAAATAACCTTACAGGCAAGATTCCAACCTGGATAGGGAACTTCTCTTCTCTGTTTGCTCTTTCACTTGCGCTGAATAATTTTGTAGGAAACATACCAAATGAGCTCGGACGGCTTTCAAGCTTGGGCCTTTTTCAGCTTTATGGCAATTATCTCTCGGGTACTGTCCCTTCTTCAGTTTATAATCTCTCTTCCATATACTACTTCTCTGTTACTCAAAACCAGCTTCATGGGCAATTACCACAAGATGTTGGCCTGACTCTTCCTAGCCTCAGAATATTTGCTGGTGGTGTCAACAATTTTACGGGGGTGATTCCTGTATCTTTGTCCAATGCTTCGGGACTTCAAGTGCTTGATTTTGCTCAAAACAGTCTCACTGGAAATATTCCTAGAAATCTAAAGAACTTGCAAAGCTTATATAGACTTAATTTTGATGAAAATAACTTGGGAAATGGGGAAATTGATGACTTGAATTTTCTTAGTTCTTTGGCTAACTGCACCAGTTTAGAGGTTTTGGGTTTGGCACAAAATCATTATGCAGGAGAATTGCCCAGCACCATAGGTAACCTTTCAACCAATTTACAAATATTCACTATAGGATGGAATCTGATTCATGGAAGCATTCCTGTTGGGATTGAGAACCTAGTTAACTTGTACAGTCTGGGATTGGAAGGTAACTATCTCAGTGGAAATGTTCCATCTGCTATTGGGAAACTGCAAAATTTAGGAGCCCTGCATTTGAATCTTAACAGATTCTCTGGATCAATCCCACCCTTCATAGGGAACTTGACTAGATTGACTAGGCTTTTCATGGAGGAAAACAGATTTGAGGGTAGCATACCTGAAAGTCTAGGGAACtgcaaaaatcttcaaaacttaAACCTCTCGAGTAATAATCTTAATGGAAGCATACCCAAACAGGTCATTGGTCTTTCTTCACTCTCAATTTCTTTGGTCATATCTAATAATTCCTTGACTGGTTCCATACCATCAGAAGTAGGTAACTTGCACAATCTCGTGGAGTTGGATTTGTCACACAACAAACTGTTTGGTGAAATTCCTAGCTCACTTGGCACCTGTTCTAGTTTGGAACGCCTGCATTTGGAGGGTAATGAACTTGGAGGAACAATTCCTGAGTCATTAAAAGATTTAAGAGGTATAGAAGAACTTGATCTTTCAAGCAATAACATGTCCGGCGAAATTCCTGAATTTCTCAGCAAGTTACGGGATCTCAAGTATCTCAATCTTTCCTTCAATGATTTTGAGGGAGAGGTGTCAGGAGAAGGAATATTTTCAAATGCCAGTGCCGTTTCAATCAGTGGAAACGATAAGCTCTGCGGTGGTATCCCAGATTTACATTTGCCTTCATGCtccaagaaaaagaaagaaaagcctCTGAACCTCAAGGTGATAATCTCTGTAACAATTGCGGTTTTATTTGCAATTgcaatattatgttatgttgtcATTTTCTGTATGACCAATTCCAAAGCACCTCCTTCTGAGGATAAGCATGTGGGTATGTCTTACTCAGAAATTGTGAAATCAACTAATGGCTTCTCTGCTGAAAGTTTGATTGGATCGGGGAGTTTTGGTTCTGTATATAAAGGaactctctctgatgatggaaAAATGGTTGCCATTAAGGTCATGAACCTCCAACAACGAGGTGCTTCAAAGAGTTTCATTGATGAATGTGATGCATTGAGAAGCATAAGACATCGTAATCTCCTAAGAATTATCACTGCCTGCTCAACCATTGATCATCAAGGCAATGACTTTAAATGTCTGGTTTTTGAGTTCATGGCAAATGGAAGTCTGGACACATGGTTGCATCCTAGAGCAGATGAGCAAGATCAAACTAAGAGATTAAGCTTTATTCAGAGATTGAATATAGCCATTGACATTGCTTCTGCATTGGATTATCTACATCACTATTGTGAAACTCCAATTGTTCATTGTGATCTAAAGCCAAGCAATGTACTCCTCAATGAAGACATGACAGCCCATGTTGGTGATTTTGGATTGGCAACGTTCCTTCTTGAATCCTCAAACAATCCCTCCAAAAGTGAAGCAATTTCAGTTTTATTAAAGGGCTCAATTGGCTACATCCCTCCAG AGTATGGATTGAATGACCAAGTCTCTGCACTTGGAGATGTTTACAGTTTCGGGATACTGTTGCTGGAGATGTTTACAGGGAGAAGGCCTACTGATGACATGTTCAAAGATGATCTAAGCATTCACAAATTCGTTGCCATGGCTTTGCCTGAAAATGCCATGGATGTTATTGACCCAAGAATGCTTGATGAAGAGACAAATGAAGAAGAGGAAATAATCACAAACAGTAATGCACAGGGCAATGCAAGTAGAACACAAGAATGCGTAGTCTCTGCCATGAGAATTGGAGTCTCCTGTTCTTCGAGCTCACCTAGAGAGCGAATGGCTATAAGCTCCGTTGTCAACAAATTGCATGACATTAGAGATTCCTTTCTCAGATAA